Genomic DNA from Nostoc sp. C052:
TGAGGCCGCAAGAGCCGGAGATGCCGGCAGAGGATTTGCTGTAGTTGCAAACGAGGTGAAAGAATTAGCCAAACAAACAGCAAATGCAACTGAAGATATTAGTCAGCGCATTGAAGCAATTCAGACAGATACAAAAGCTGCGGTTCAAGCCATTACTCAAATTACTGATATTATCAATCAAATCAACGACTTTCAAAGCACGATCGCTAGTGCTATTGAAGAGCAAACAGCAACGACAAATGAAATTAGCCGCAATATTGCTGAAGCAGCCAGAGGAACATCTGATATCGCCAGAAATATCGCAGTTGTCGCATTGAATACTCAAAGTACAACGATTGGCACGAGTAATACATTACAGGCAGCCACAGAATTATCGCGCATGGCAGTAGATTTGCAGAAAGTCGTCAGCCAGTTCATATATTAACGTAAGTTCGATGAACCTCTCCCTCCCAACCTCCCTTTCCGTTTCGGAGAGGGAGGAGCAACAAAAAATTAAGCTTTTTACTCCCCTCTCCGACACGGAGAGGGGCTGGGGGAGAGGTCAAATAAGACTTGTCAAACTCACGCTATATTAGTTTTTTCACTGTCCCCAGTCCCCAGCGATGTACTGAGCTTGCCGTTGGCGCAGCCTCTCGCAGAGAAGTGTCCCCAATTCCCAATCCCCAATCCCCAATGCCCAAAATCCGAATACTAATTGTTGATGACGCGGTAGTAGTTCGGAGTCGAATTAGTAAAATTTTGTCCATCGATCCAGAACTAGAAGTGGTAGGAGTCGCTGCTAACGGTCGTATCGCCCTTGCCAAAATTCCCCAGGTTAATCCTGATATTGTGATCCTGGATATTGAAATGCCAGAAATGGATGGTTTACAAACTCTCTCCGCGATTCGACAAATCTATCCCCACCTACCAGTGATTATGTTCAGCACCTCTACACGGACTGGAGCGATCGCAACACTCGAAGCTCTCTCTTTAGGGGCTTCAGATTATGCCACAAAACCTAGTAACTTAGGAAGTGTAGAGGCGATAAATCAATATATTCAAGCGGATTTGATTCCCAAAATTAAAGTATTTGGTGCAATAACTACTACATTGACAACACCAAGCACGGTTGCTCATCCAGTTCTTCTTCCCCTTTACACCAATCCCAAGCGGGTAGAGGTTATAGCAATTGGGGTTTCTACTGGAGGGCCTAATGCCCTAACTGTCTTGCTTAGAGAGCTTCCAGCCGATTTATCAGTTCCCATTTTGATTGTGCAACACATGCCCCCCATGTTTACGAAACTATTAGCTGAACGATTATCTTCTAAATGCCAAATCCCAGTGAACGAAGCGGTTCCCGGAGTGGTATTAGAACCTGGACAAGCTTGGATTGCACCGGGAGATTTTCATTTGGTTGTGCAACGCGACAAAGGTGTAGTTCGACTTGCTACTCATCAAGCACCGAGCGAAAATTCCTGTCGTCCTTCAGTAGATGTTCTGTTTCGTTCGGTAGCAGAGGTTTATGGTGCTGGGGCGATTGCAGTCATCCTTACAGGTATGGGGCAAGATGGGTTACATGGCTGTAAGTGCATCCGCGAGGCGGGTGGACAAGTGCTAGC
This window encodes:
- a CDS encoding chemotaxis response regulator protein-glutamate methylesterase, which produces MPKIRILIVDDAVVVRSRISKILSIDPELEVVGVAANGRIALAKIPQVNPDIVILDIEMPEMDGLQTLSAIRQIYPHLPVIMFSTSTRTGAIATLEALSLGASDYATKPSNLGSVEAINQYIQADLIPKIKVFGAITTTLTTPSTVAHPVLLPLYTNPKRVEVIAIGVSTGGPNALTVLLRELPADLSVPILIVQHMPPMFTKLLAERLSSKCQIPVNEAVPGVVLEPGQAWIAPGDFHLVVQRDKGVVRLATHQAPSENSCRPSVDVLFRSVAEVYGAGAIAVILTGMGQDGLHGCKCIREAGGQVLAQDKASSVVWGMPSFVVNAGLADQIVTLDQMASEIMRRIRYNQIPILGL